In Mustelus asterias chromosome 28, sMusAst1.hap1.1, whole genome shotgun sequence, a single window of DNA contains:
- the LOC144480124 gene encoding protein NDNF-like: MLLFETILHFLLQPLMDMSTSRILYQLLLHFIPAQLCRGVGPVSVQQQRWEEVTGGEALYNHSPLLPEGREITIFLFKDVPHSRYFLVKDRSPFSVTVSPCDAALEWRLSVQEWLTHGAHPFSERTQRGSDTTRDLFTYKGNAVKSYVQISSHPAFYRLQLIATGSDTQIRAYMTINPQSKPPDPEIPFDPRVHVTAVGQTTVALAWKASPSTFRYQEHIQYCLLVNQKRNYHSLCAAEARVERPEGLWPELPVISIYSGGQVVHLTGMEDLLLPSRVFHGPKEPKSDITRLCVGNRNAYSVSELQPDSRYYFDVFAVNVLTNTSSAYIGTFAQTLQWPDPNILDLKEGIMILISIRKGGQKLFSFRPDRWHRKVQFTFDACGEVYVQIRRNGKLVLSAKVANLKHFQLSGKARARYVIGIKSRESSKAAVKILVSTRPNKAFFPRLPENLKLKTFDKLRTCNSVTVAWLGTQEQNKYCLYKREVKGQLENEMKKPSRCFGPERRRVSEKVHCKHFHHMNTQHAVTVEKVTGLKAGTTYLFDVYVFGYKGHSAKYQSKVVKTRKTC, encoded by the exons ATGTTGCTGTTTGAGACCATTCTACacttcctcctccagcccctgatgGATATGTCAACGTCACGGATCCTTTATCAGCTCCTCCTTCACTTTATCCCCGCGCAATTGTGCCGGGGTGTGGGTCCGGTCTCCGTGCAGCAACAGAGGTGGGAGGAAGTCACTGGTGGTGAAGCATTGTACAACCACTCACCACTCCTTCCAGAAGGCAGGGAAATAACCATCTTCCTCTTCAAAGACGTGCCGCACAG CCGCTACTTTCTGGTGAAGGACAGGAGCCCATTTTCCGTTACAGTGAGCCCTTGTGACGCTGCGTTGGAGTGGCGGCTCTCAGTTCAGGAATGGCTGACACACG GTGCTCACCCATTTTCAGAGAGGACACAGCGGGGCTCAGACACCACCAGAGATCTTTTCACCTACAAGGGGAATGCGGTGAAGAGTTACGTGCAAATCTCATCGCATCCCGCCTTCTACAGGCTACAGCTCATCGCAACTGGGAGCGACACTCAGATCAGAGCCTACATGACAATCAACCCACAGAGCAAGCCTCCCGACCCCGAGATACCCTTTGACCCTCGGGTACATGTCACTGCTGTAGGGCAGACGACAGTCGCCCTGGCGTGGAAAGCCAGTCCCTCAACATTCCGCTACCAGGAACACATTCAATATTGCCTCTTAGTCAATCAGAAACGCAACTATCACAGCTTATGTGCTGCCGAGGCTCGGGTCGAACGTCCTGAGGGTCTCTGGCCGGAGTTGCCAGTGATATCCATCTACTCTGGTGGACAGGTGGTCCACCTCACTGGAATGGAAGACCTGCTGCTGCCTTCCAGAGTTTTCCACGGCCCCAAGGAGCCAAAGTCGGACATCACGCGGCTCTGTGTCGGGAACAGAAACGCTTACTCCGTGTCGGAATTGCAACCTGACAGCCGGTACTATTTTGATGTGTTTGCTGTGAATGTTCTCACCAACACCAGCTCTGCGTACATAGGGACCTTTGCTCAAACATTACAGTGGCCAGATCCCAACATTCTGGATCTGAAGGAAGGAATTATGATCCTGATCTCCATCAGGAAAGGTGGTCAGAAGTTGTTCAGTTTCAGGCCTGACAGATGGCACCGAAAGGTGCAATTCACATTCGACGCTTGTGGGGAGGTTTATGTGCAAATCAGGAGAAATGGCAAGCTCGTTTTGTCAGCCAAAGTAGCAAATCTGAAGCATTTTCAGCTTTCGGGAAAAGCCAGGGCAAGGTATGTCATTGGGATTAAATCCAGAGAGTCCTCGAaggctgctgtgaaaatcctggTGTCCACACGTCCAAACAAAGCTTTTTTCCCAAGACTTCCAGAGAATCTCAAATTGAAAACCTTTGACAAACTGAGGACCTGCAACTCGGTCACTGTTGCTTGGCTGGGAACACAGGAGCAAAACAAGTATTGTCTGTACAAGAGAGAGGTCAAGGGCCAGCTGGAGAATGAGATGAAGAAACCAAGTCGATGCTTTGGCCCAGAGAGGAGGAGAGTATCTGAGAAGGTGCATTGCAAGCACTTCCACCACATGAACACTCAGcatgcagtgacagtggagaagGTCACAGGGCTGAAGGCGGGGACAACATATTTATTCGATGTTTATGTGTTTGGGTACAAAGGACATTCTGCGAAGTATCAAAGCAAGGTTGTGAAAACAAGGAAGACATGCTAA